One genomic segment of Hippoglossus hippoglossus isolate fHipHip1 chromosome 22, fHipHip1.pri, whole genome shotgun sequence includes these proteins:
- the ttc8 gene encoding tetratricopeptide repeat protein 8: MEVSMDPLFLAWSYSRRRKLQQCSDICTKILQDNPYDQAAWGLKTRALTEMVYIDEVEVDQEGIAEMMLDESSIAQVARPGTSLRLPGTSQGGGPTPAVRPMTHAGRPITGFVRPSTQSGRPGTMEQAIKTPRTASTARPVTSASGRFIRLGTASMLTNPEGPFINLSRLNLAKYSQKPNLSRTLFEYIFHHENDVKNALDLAAQATEHAQFKDWWWKVQLGKCYYRLGLYREAEKQFRSALNHQEVVDTFLYLAKVYQRLDQPITALNLFKQGLDHFPGEVTLLTGIARIHEEMNNISSATEYYKDVLKQDNTHVEAIACIGSNHFYTDQPEIALRFYRRLLQMGVYNCQLYNNLGLCCFYAQQYDMTLSSFERALALVDNDEEQADVWYNIGHVAVGIGDLTLAYQCFKLSLAFNNDHAEAYNNLAVLELRKGRIEQSKAFLQTAASLAPHMYEPHFNLSILSEKIGDLQSSYTAAQKSEDAFPEHVDTQQLLKQLRQHFAVV, from the exons ATGGAGGTGTCGATGGACCCGCTGTTTCTGGCCTGGAGCTATTCCAGGAGGcggaaactccagcagtgttcGGACATCTGTACCAAAATATTACAAGACAACCCATACGACCAG gctGCCTGGGGCTTGAAAACTCGTGCTCTGACAGAGATGGTATACATAGACGAAGTTGAGGTCGACCAGGAGGGCATTGCTGAGATGATGCTGGATGAGAGCTCAATAGCTCAAGTAGCAC GCCCCGGAACATCACTGAGGCTCCCGGGAACAAGTCAGGGCGGGGGGCCCACACCAGCTGTCAG GCCTATGACACACGCCGGGCGTCCCATCACAGGGTTCGTGAGACCCAGCACACAGTCAGGGCGTCCTGGGACAATGGAGCAGGCCATCAAAACTCCCCGCACTGCGAGCACTGCTCGGCCAGTCACGAGTGCTTCTGGTAGATTCATCCGTCTGGGAACG GCTTCAATGCTGACCAATCCAGAGGGACCATTTATTAACTTGTCAAGACTAAATCTGGCCAAGTATTCCCAAAAGCCCAACTTGTCCAGG ACGCTGTTTGAGTACATCTTCCATCATGAAAACGATGTGAAAAAT GCTCTAGATTTGGCTGCGCAAGCTACTGAACACGCTCAGTTCAAAGACTGGTGGTGGAAAGTTCAGCTGGGAAAATGTTACTACAG GCTTGGTTTATATCGAGAAGCAGAAAAACAGTTTCGATCAGCTCTCAACCACCAAGAGGTGGTGGACACATTTCTCTATCTGGCAAAG gttTACCAGCGCCTTGATCAACCAATAACAGCACTCAACCTTTTCAAGCAAGGCCTGGACCACTTCCCTGGTGAGGTCACCCTTTTAACAGGAATCGCTCGGATTCATGAG GAGATGAACAACATTTCATCAGCCACGGAGTACTACAAAGACGTGCTGAAGCAGGACAACACTCACGTGGAGGCTATAGCGTGTATAGGCAGCAATCACTTCTATACTGATCAGCCAGAGATCGCCCTGCGGTTCTACAG ACGGCTGCTCCAGATGGGGGTGTATAACTGCCAGCTGTACAACAACCTGGGCCTGTGCTGCTTCTACGCGCAGCAGTACGATATGACTCTGTCGTCCTTTGAGAGGGCTTTGGCCCTGGTGGACAATGATGAAGAGCAGGCTGATGTTTGGTACAACATAGGCCATGTGGCCGTG ggCATAGGAGACTTGACACTGGCCTACCAGTGTTTTAAACTGTCTCTGGCTTTTAACAATGACCACGCTGAGGCCTACAACAACTTGGCTGTGCTGGAGCTACGCAAAGGTCGTATTGAGCAG TCTAAAGCCTTCCTACAGACAGCTGCATCCCTGGCCCCTCACATGTACGAGCCACACTTCAATCTCTCCATTCTCTCTGAAAAG aTTGGAGACCTTCAGAGCAGCTACACCGCAGCTCAAAAGTCTGAGGATGCTTTTCCTGAGCACGTTGACACTCAGCAGCTTCTCAAGCAACTTCGGCAGCACTTTGCGGTGGTGTGA